GGAAATGTCTCATCTAATGCATTACGATGTACCAAAGCCAAAAAGTATTCTTCAAAATCAGATTTCTTTGTGCAAAGTGTAAATTTGTAAGTGTGTTTAATTATTGCTGAGTATGTGCTATAATTAGTGAAGGGGGACTCTTACAAAAAGTAAATAGACAAACTTAAAAAGTTTGCACAGAAACTTTTGAACACTGCGCAATTGCAATTAAGAGTTTATAACTTCCTCaataagttaaataaatagcaaacaGTCAATTGCTCAAAACCCGCAGCCCAATAGCATCGGCAGCcccataaatcaaataaaatgctcACGAAATCAAAGCGGTTGCCACCTCGCAGTCAAAAGCGCATTTAAAATTCGCCAACTGTCAGAGGGAATACAATAAACACGACGCAAGTCAAAAACATTTCattgcaaatatattgaatattaattttttgttgtctcgTCTCTGCTATGCTGTGATGGCCCATTTGACGGGccattttaattcaatttgtgaaatttggcaaaaatatgcaaaattcgagtgctaaaaaatatgaacaaaatTGCTCATGACAAATGACATGATAGATATACGTGGAACGACAAAGCTAAGCCAATTGTATTCAATTGTTATAGCTAAAAACAGAAGTTTACTTCAAGAATTACGTAGAATTAAAGTActcaatatttataatttattaggtactataaaagttttttattatataggTTGTAAGTtgtacattatatatattcagagATTGGAACCGATCATAGTTGTAAGCGAATAGAACCGATTCGATATCCGTGTCTGTCTTTCTGCCTGTGTGAACGGAATTATTCTTGTGGATATTAAAGCTATATGTTCGTGTCTATCTGCCTGAAAGGGCTAACTTTGTTCTGCGATGCCAGTTGACAGTTGGCTGCGAAAAGCTTCAGGTGCTAACGTTTGAGAGCTAGAGTGTGCTTAACTACTGTCCTATACGAGAGTCTACATATTAAATGGTATATCCAAATCAAGtcctaaaataaatttgttttaatattttaagtgtAAGACACGATATCCATATCGAACAACTTATAAGTAGGCGTTTTGTATGGGAGAGTAAATAACTACCTGTTGTAGCTTGAGTTTATACAAAAGAACATGGCCGAATGTACGCTTCACATATTCTTTATTAGATCGGGAATGTCTACTTTCACCTAGAGGCCAGAGTCTAAAAACGACTGCCGTTGCATTTATATGTTTCCCTCCATCGACTACTCTCATCTtgcacatgtatgcatgtatttatcTATGTAATTTTtagtattattaattaaaataaaaacttattaatatttatatgtactcatatcctttttattttctttttgttagaAAACCCATCAGAATGCATTATGACTACTTATAACGCGGTAAGTGTccatttctttattttactAGTATTTCTCACATACTAAATAATTATAGctttaacaataataatgacGTCCATAGGTAATAAAATGCCTGCAGACATAATTCAGGCCTTTTTCATCTGTTTCTGCGGGCaggaaattcaaatttttaaatttagttttgccAGACTTTCGATTGGAATTTACGAAATCTTTGAAACTCGCATTCATAAAACAAAGTTCCAACCATTTTCCTTCGAAGAGGGTTGTGTCTTACTAAAAGTGTAATATTCATAAAGATCCTTTAAGCTTGAGTCCAAAACGTTGGCTTTTTTTCCACCAATAGAATGGAAAGTGAATTGTTGAGGCTTTTcttttccatacttgcgggtggaaatACCTAATATTGTATTATATCACTTTAGGCTCGATTTAAAGGTGAAAATCTATAAATGAGAGAACATATTCTGAAGGTGTTGTTTGCGCTTATTAGCAAATGTATTGCTTTTCACTacatttaagaaaaaaccgttagacaaatttaagaaatacCATTGAAACATTAAAAGTGCTTGTTTAAAAAAGAAACTGGTTAAATTGGAGTTGCATGAATTATTTGGTTTAGCTCGTCTTGGGCAGCATGGCGAAAATACCGGGCTTTAGATTGCTGACATCTTGAACATTGAACTCGCCAGAAATGTGATCGTTCATGATCACCGTGCGCTTCTTGTTGGCATCCAGATGCAGGGCCTCAAACTGAATATCAAACTCGAGTTCAGGCAGAATGGCCGTTGTTGGATCTTCTGGCCACCAGAACTTGTTGATGTAGTATGAGCCCTGTAATTTTCGATTAAAGCGTAAGTgtcgaaatttgtatttaccCTAAAAGAGGCGACTGTACAATATACGGAAGCCTGAACGCACAAAACTGCGACTCACCTTGGCGATCGGACAGCTATCAACAATGTTGCCGTATTCACGTATGAAACCGTGCACAAAACGGCCCACTGGTGATTTGTTGGCAAAGCCGAGGATTCGGCAAACATTTATGGTGGTGTTCAGAGTGGTTGTGTAGTATGGATCCAGTTTGTTAGATATACGCACTTCCAAGTGCACATCCACATCGTGCAGCTCCTGGTGCACTTCCATGGAAAAGTTCAAATGCGGATCCGAATTGTCGTAGGCCACCTTGTGGCTCACCATCTTCTCGTCACTCCAGATCTTGATATCCTTGAACTTGGGCCGCATCATTTTCTGAAGAATACAAATTGATCTCTTAAAGTGTCATCATGATATGATTATATTGATCACCCACCTCAGCCAAACCGCCATGGCAAAGCGCCAAAAGGATTTGCAGCAAAATGACACTCTTCAAAAACATGACTTATGATGTCTGTTGATTGTAAAAAAGCCTTCCGGCTTTTATAGCTATGGGAATCCATCACCAAAttgcaaatataatttgtatcgATGCTATCGGAAATAtggctttaaataaaatgcctCAATGATTTCCAAATCATTTCAAAGTCAGAAAAGCACTTAGTTGACTCAATTTGCCATGGCAATGTGCGATCCGATCAGACTTTTTAATGTCCATGACAATTTGTGCTTCATTGACGCTTGACCCCTGATCGTTGTTATATTATGGCTTATGTCTAATTGAAAAAATTTCAGTAAATAATTGAATCAAGATGCGTGCACAGTTGAATCAATTTTTTCACGTTCTGACAATCGTGCTACTAACGTGCTTTCCTGTGGCTTTGGGCTGGGTAAGTCCAGAGAGTAGACGATACAATTATGAGTTTCCTCCATAAGATACAAAGTTGAAGTTTTCGAAATTGATGCGTTTATCAAGAGGCGCAGACAGACATAATTTGCTTGTACTTTTTAGCCATCTTCTatgtgttcagggtataaacagacttctgttattattttgaagatactttcatttgttttcagcGCTCGTTCAAGATTGTTTTTATGCGCTTCGACTACGAGGCCAATCCCAAACTGGTTGATGTGAAAATACAATTGCAAAACAATAGTGAAAGttcattaaatattgttatcAACACCTTAGAGATTTTGGACGATATTGAGCTGGCAGCTAGTGTTGCGCTAGAGACGCAGCCGGGCAACTTCACCAATCTCATCAGTAGGACCCTGAATTTTTGCAAGATGTTAAAGGATCGTGACGCAGAGCCTTTGGCACGCGCAATATACCAGGATATAATGCAACATGGAAAATGGTTTAAGGAGTGTCCCATACAGAAGGACACCTACACGCTGCAGGATTATGCAGTGGATGAGGAATTGCTACCCAGCTATTTGCCAGAGACTAACTTCAAGCTAAAGCTACGTTTAACCCAGCATAAGGGTGTTCAGATATTCAAGGGAATGCTTTTTGGACGAGTTGACAAGTCCAAAGGCTTCAACAACCTTAAAATGTTCAGCATGGGCTAATTGAGCCAG
The sequence above is a segment of the Drosophila virilis strain 15010-1051.87 chromosome 3, Dvir_AGI_RSII-ME, whole genome shotgun sequence genome. Coding sequences within it:
- the LOC6622340 gene encoding uncharacterized protein, which gives rise to MFLKSVILLQILLALCHGGLAEKMMRPKFKDIKIWSDEKMVSHKVAYDNSDPHLNFSMEVHQELHDVDVHLEVRISNKLDPYYTTTLNTTINVCRILGFANKSPVGRFVHGFIREYGNIVDSCPIAKGSYYINKFWWPEDPTTAILPELEFDIQFEALHLDANKKRTVIMNDHISGEFNVQDVSNLKPGIFAMLPKTS
- the LOC6622375 gene encoding uncharacterized protein, giving the protein MRFDYEANPKLVDVKIQLQNNSESSLNIVINTLEILDDIELAASVALETQPGNFTNLISRTLNFCKMLKDRDAEPLARAIYQDIMQHGKWFKECPIQKDTYTLQDYAVDEELLPSYLPETNFKLKLRLTQHKGVQIFKGMLFGRVDKSKGFNNLKMFSMG